AGAATATTCCACAGGAATCTGCAGGAATAGGAATTGAAAATATCAGAGAACGTTATAAGCACTTTGCAGAAAAGGAGCTGACTATACTTCAGAATGATTCTAATTTCACCGTCAAATTACCCATAGTAGATGAAAGTTTTAGTAATAGAAGATGAGATAAAAACCGCAAAGGCACTGGGGCGAATGATCGTTTCTGTACAGCCGGAGGCTACCATAGTACAGTATATTGAAAGCGTTGCTATGGCCGTTGAATATCTTTCTGGCTCTGAACTTCCGGATGTTATATTTATGGATATTCAGCTGGCAGACGGTAATTGTTTTGAAATATTCAGTCAGATCAGGATAAAAGTTCCTGTCATTTTCTGTACCGCTTTTGATGAATATGCTATAGAGGCCTTCAAAAGTAACGGAGTCGATTATATTTTAAAACCTTTTGAGAAAAAAGATATCCAGTCGGCTTTTGAAAAGATCAACAATCTTAAAAATTTCTTTCAGCATTCTCCTTCTCCCGACCGGAAACTGGAAGATATTCTGAATAACCTGACAACGGGAAGAGGAAAAACCAATTTCCTGGTCTTTTCCAACAATAAATACAGTAATATCCATGTCGACAGAATTGCCTGCTTTTACAGCCAATTTGGAAATACTGTACTGGTGACCCTTGATCAGAAAGAATATTCTATTTCTCAGTCGTTGGATGAGATAGGACAACTGGTTTCAGGAACTCAGTTCTTTAGGATTAACAGGCAATATCTGATTAACTTTGCAGCCATTGTTGAAGTGGAACATTATTTCTCACGAAAACTTCTGGTTAGTTTAAAAATTACCACTCCCGAAAAACCTCTTGTCACCAAAGACAAAGCTTCCCGTTTTCTTCAATGGCTTGAAGAACGGTAAAATAATCAAGTAAAAAACAGGAAATATGACATTCAGTAAATAATCTAAGTTTTATAAATTAATATTAAAATCTTTTTAAATGAAAAAAATACTTTTTATCGGA
This region of Chryseobacterium culicis genomic DNA includes:
- a CDS encoding LytR/AlgR family response regulator transcription factor translates to MKVLVIEDEIKTAKALGRMIVSVQPEATIVQYIESVAMAVEYLSGSELPDVIFMDIQLADGNCFEIFSQIRIKVPVIFCTAFDEYAIEAFKSNGVDYILKPFEKKDIQSAFEKINNLKNFFQHSPSPDRKLEDILNNLTTGRGKTNFLVFSNNKYSNIHVDRIACFYSQFGNTVLVTLDQKEYSISQSLDEIGQLVSGTQFFRINRQYLINFAAIVEVEHYFSRKLLVSLKITTPEKPLVTKDKASRFLQWLEER